From a region of the Candidatus Acidiferrales bacterium genome:
- the tmk gene encoding dTMP kinase, with amino-acid sequence MSASSGVQPWIGESIVTRASAGLPTLDRSELSGHLIVLEGTDGSGRSTQIALLTEWLESQGFAVQTMGLRRSFLIAKDIDSLLAKNSVTRYTLALMYATDFFDQLENRILPALRSGMIVLADRYYYTLIARAAVRGLDHQYLHRIYDLALPPDLTFFLNVRPQVAFEREFQKSPAISFWEAGRDLHLSDDLYDSFIGYQTMVRKEFVNLAKRHGFATLNGENTIRTVNADLRKRIASYLGIRNIRYRPSHALVHLWQ; translated from the coding sequence ATGTCCGCATCGTCAGGCGTACAGCCATGGATTGGCGAATCCATCGTTACACGAGCGTCGGCCGGTTTGCCGACGCTGGATCGCAGCGAGCTGAGCGGACATTTGATCGTACTTGAAGGCACGGATGGTTCTGGCCGTTCGACACAAATTGCCCTACTCACAGAATGGCTTGAATCGCAAGGCTTTGCGGTACAAACGATGGGGCTGCGCCGATCCTTTCTGATTGCAAAGGATATCGACAGCCTGCTTGCGAAGAACTCCGTGACGCGCTATACGCTGGCGTTGATGTACGCCACGGATTTTTTTGACCAGCTTGAAAACCGCATTCTCCCGGCGCTGCGTTCTGGGATGATTGTGCTGGCTGATCGGTATTACTACACATTGATTGCGCGCGCGGCTGTTCGCGGTCTGGATCATCAGTATCTTCATCGAATTTATGATCTTGCGCTTCCTCCGGACCTGACTTTTTTCCTTAACGTCCGGCCGCAAGTCGCTTTCGAGCGGGAATTTCAGAAATCGCCGGCCATCAGCTTTTGGGAAGCGGGGCGCGATTTACATTTGTCAGACGATCTTTACGATTCTTTCATTGGCTACCAGACGATGGTTCGAAAAGAGTTTGTAAATCTGGCAAAACGTCATGGTTTCGCGACGCTGAACGGCGAAAACACGATTCGCACGGTCAACGCGGACCTTCGCAAGCGAATCGCTTCTTATCTGGGAATCCGCAACATTCGCTACCGTCCTTCGCACGCGCTGGTGCACCTCTGGCAATAA
- a CDS encoding sodium:solute symporter family protein, with protein sequence MKFTLLDWSAILGYLLITLLLGIYFRGSAEKSVDDYFVSGRNVPWWLAGTSMVATTFAADTPLLVAGLVYTQGIAGNWLWWAFLLSGMLTVFLFARLWRRSGLMTDVQFAEIRYAGKPAAFLRGFRAVYLGLLMNCLILGWVTKAMIGIVGTTMGPTMRNWAFLNAFAHWLTNILGSMFAGTDGRALVICIFFLIPFTGIYVSLGGLSGVLWTDLFQFVLKMGIVIVVAYYAVIAAGGTTHMISKIEAMRAVNGGSDPLSFFPDFSRGFAGKALWTLPVITFVTYLGIQWWAFWYPGAEPGGGGYIAQRIFSARDEKQGLYSVLWFNIAHYALRPWPWILTALAAIVLYPGLSHPETSYMMIVNDYVPHALRGIVLAGFLAAFMSTIATQLNWGSSYLIGDVYRRFLKRDASERHYVRVSRIITLLLVAITGYVAAHLGSIRSGWEDVLQLGAGTGAVYILRWFWWRINAWSEISAMASSLAATLALDWHTFWLRVLNRPTLFTGDSTVQFAKDALTTTLITTIVWVIVTFATKPERDEILVSFYRKVRPQVNGWGRIAAKAPEIRQTRELGSNLYCWILGCAMVYCALFGAGKLLLHRWEPGALLSGLTIVFAWALSRQLGRSAIESNADLAK encoded by the coding sequence GTGAAGTTTACGCTGCTGGATTGGTCCGCGATTCTCGGATATCTCCTGATCACGCTGCTGCTGGGGATTTATTTCCGGGGGAGCGCAGAGAAAAGCGTCGACGACTACTTCGTTTCGGGGCGGAACGTGCCGTGGTGGCTCGCTGGAACGTCAATGGTGGCGACGACATTTGCGGCCGACACGCCATTGCTGGTAGCAGGGTTGGTTTACACCCAGGGAATTGCAGGGAATTGGCTCTGGTGGGCGTTTTTGCTTTCCGGGATGCTCACAGTGTTTTTGTTCGCGCGGCTTTGGCGACGTTCTGGACTGATGACAGACGTACAGTTTGCGGAGATACGCTACGCGGGCAAGCCTGCGGCTTTCTTGCGCGGATTTCGCGCGGTATATCTCGGGCTACTGATGAATTGCTTGATTCTTGGGTGGGTCACAAAGGCGATGATCGGAATCGTCGGAACGACGATGGGCCCGACGATGCGAAACTGGGCGTTTCTGAATGCTTTTGCGCACTGGCTGACCAATATTCTCGGTTCGATGTTCGCAGGAACGGACGGACGTGCATTGGTCATCTGTATTTTCTTCCTGATTCCGTTTACGGGGATCTATGTTTCGCTTGGAGGGCTGTCCGGGGTGTTATGGACGGACTTGTTTCAATTCGTGCTGAAGATGGGCATCGTGATTGTGGTCGCGTATTACGCAGTGATTGCCGCGGGCGGAACGACTCATATGATCTCGAAAATCGAGGCCATGCGAGCCGTGAACGGCGGGTCAGATCCGCTCTCATTTTTTCCTGACTTCTCACGCGGCTTTGCCGGCAAGGCGCTGTGGACACTGCCAGTGATCACCTTTGTGACTTATCTCGGGATTCAGTGGTGGGCATTCTGGTATCCGGGCGCGGAGCCGGGCGGCGGGGGATATATTGCGCAAAGAATTTTTAGTGCCCGCGACGAAAAGCAAGGGCTTTATTCCGTACTGTGGTTCAACATCGCGCATTACGCTCTGCGACCGTGGCCGTGGATTTTGACTGCGCTGGCAGCAATTGTTCTTTACCCGGGCCTCTCGCATCCAGAGACCAGCTACATGATGATCGTGAACGATTACGTGCCGCATGCGCTGCGCGGGATTGTATTGGCAGGCTTCCTGGCGGCGTTTATGTCAACGATCGCCACGCAATTGAACTGGGGTTCTTCCTATCTTATTGGAGATGTGTATCGCCGATTCCTGAAACGGGATGCAAGCGAACGACACTATGTACGCGTATCGAGAATCATTACGCTTTTGCTCGTAGCGATCACGGGATACGTAGCGGCACATCTCGGATCGATTCGCTCCGGATGGGAAGACGTCCTGCAGCTGGGAGCAGGTACAGGAGCGGTTTACATTTTGAGGTGGTTCTGGTGGCGGATTAACGCGTGGAGCGAGATTTCCGCGATGGCATCGTCGCTCGCGGCGACACTGGCTCTCGACTGGCACACGTTTTGGCTGCGCGTGCTGAACCGCCCGACGCTTTTTACAGGCGACAGCACGGTGCAATTTGCGAAGGATGCACTGACGACGACGTTGATTACGACGATTGTATGGGTGATCGTGACGTTCGCGACCAAACCCGAGAGGGATGAGATTTTGGTTTCGTTCTATCGCAAAGTAAGACCGCAAGTGAATGGTTGGGGGAGAATTGCCGCCAAGGCGCCGGAGATTAGGCAGACGCGTGAGTTAGGAAGCAATCTCTACTGTTGGATTCTCGGCTGCGCGATGGTCTACTGTGCTCTGTTCGGTGCGGGGAAACTACTGCTGCATCGGTGGGAGCCGGGGGCGCTGTTGTCGGGGCTCACGATTGTTTTTGCGTGGGCGCTCTCGCGCCAGCTCGGACGCAGCGCGATTGAAAGCAATGCCGATTTGGCCAAATGA
- a CDS encoding glycoside hydrolase family 38 C-terminal domain-containing protein: protein MKNWHVRALVAGGLLFGLVSMGSTVIGQSATKPVRGEAAKNLSTTAPSKMPNLRKQPTLYLVGYAHLDTQWRWEYPQVISEYLLNTMKENFALFPKYPHYIFNWTGANRYMMMKEYYPADFAKIRHYVATGQWFPAGSSMEENDVNSPSPESIIRQVLYGNEYFRREFGKASDEYMLPDCFGFPADLPSILYAAGVKGFSTQKLTWGSSAPVGGPDSPEETPVGTPFNVGMWIGPDGHGVIAALNPGSYSAPVHYDLTASTPPPGAHNFVDWPHRVDLDGKASGAYTDYHYYGTGDIGGSPDEASVKLIEEMITKSMGILPPQGRNDDEDQHEQAPPTTGQKMRMGMGALHVVSSPADQMFKDIVAENLTGGLPKYHGDLELTNHSAGSLTSEAVHKRWNRENENLARAAEAASVAADWLGSRPYPFARLNYAWRLVLGGQFHDIMAGTATPKAYTYSWNDDVLAMNQFAQVLKSATNGISSELDTETKGTPIIVYNPLSIERQDVVEAKIKFAGGAPQGVRAYGPDGGEVPAQLSGEDDGISKVLFLAKVPSVGYAVYDIEPSDSPVSFKASDLKVTAASLENARYRIELNQDGDVSSIYDKKLGRELLSSPMRLAFQTEKPSQWPAWNMDWSDQSQPPRGYVEGICKVTIAEDGPVRVALRVERETESSKFVQTISLSAGDAGNRVEFGNIIDWKTREAALKAVFPLTASNPMATYNWGAGTIQRSTDNEKTFEMASHRWFDLTDKSDDFGVTILSGAKTGSDKPDDNTLRLTLLYTPGVSPAGQDYRDQATQDWGHHEFTYGLASHAGNWDQSDTPWQAYRLDDPLIAFQSAKHAGTFGKALSLLRVSSDDVRVMAFKKAEDGKDEVLRLVEMTGKAAHDVRLSFNAPVVSVREINGQELPMKGQVAIQGGELVTDLSPYEIKSYEVAPAPPHVHATPPISHSVAVRYDLAVTSNDGMKSAGGFDAAGDAIPAEMLPTDIPYAGIHFHLAPSGTGKMDAVVTRGQTIELPVGRYNRVYILAASSDGDQKATFRLGDRSDALTIQDWGGFIGQWYDRSFTMEALKPPVAPDPSDTSNAAQRTRRFIAYIEKNGPIMLPHYAGIAPGFIKRAPVAWFASHHHTADGANVPYSYSYLFAYALDVPAGVRTLTLPDNDKIRVMAITVAQESDGVTPAMPLYDINEQVAGRDQ, encoded by the coding sequence ATGAAAAATTGGCATGTACGAGCGTTAGTAGCGGGTGGCTTGTTGTTCGGGCTCGTTTCGATGGGCTCGACAGTGATTGGACAATCGGCAACGAAACCCGTTCGAGGCGAAGCAGCAAAGAACTTGAGTACGACTGCGCCATCAAAAATGCCGAATTTGCGAAAGCAGCCGACACTGTATCTCGTCGGCTACGCGCACCTTGACACGCAGTGGCGATGGGAATATCCGCAAGTCATCTCAGAATACCTGCTGAACACGATGAAGGAAAATTTCGCGCTGTTCCCGAAATACCCCCACTACATCTTCAATTGGACAGGCGCGAACCGCTACATGATGATGAAGGAATATTATCCAGCGGACTTTGCAAAAATCAGGCACTACGTCGCGACCGGGCAATGGTTTCCGGCGGGATCCTCCATGGAAGAAAATGACGTCAATTCGCCTTCACCGGAGTCGATCATTCGCCAAGTGCTCTACGGGAATGAATACTTTCGGCGCGAATTTGGAAAAGCCAGCGACGAATATATGCTGCCAGATTGCTTTGGTTTCCCTGCGGATTTGCCAAGCATTCTCTATGCAGCGGGCGTGAAGGGTTTCTCGACACAAAAGCTTACATGGGGTTCTTCTGCGCCGGTCGGCGGCCCGGATTCTCCGGAAGAAACGCCAGTGGGTACTCCATTCAATGTCGGCATGTGGATCGGTCCGGATGGCCACGGCGTGATTGCAGCGCTGAATCCGGGTAGCTACAGCGCTCCCGTTCATTATGATTTAACAGCTTCCACTCCGCCTCCTGGAGCGCACAATTTCGTGGACTGGCCACATCGCGTGGATTTGGACGGCAAAGCGAGCGGCGCCTACACGGATTATCACTATTATGGAACGGGTGACATCGGTGGGTCGCCCGACGAGGCTTCCGTCAAATTGATCGAAGAGATGATCACAAAAAGCATGGGGATTTTGCCGCCGCAGGGACGCAATGACGATGAAGATCAGCATGAGCAAGCGCCACCAACAACGGGGCAGAAAATGCGCATGGGCATGGGGGCGCTGCACGTGGTTTCGTCTCCCGCAGACCAGATGTTTAAGGACATAGTCGCGGAAAATTTGACTGGGGGCTTGCCGAAGTATCACGGCGATTTGGAGCTAACAAATCATTCGGCAGGTTCGCTCACGTCAGAGGCGGTTCACAAGCGCTGGAATCGCGAAAATGAAAATCTAGCGCGCGCGGCGGAAGCGGCGTCGGTTGCTGCGGATTGGCTGGGAAGCAGGCCGTATCCCTTTGCCCGGCTCAATTACGCATGGAGATTGGTGCTTGGAGGCCAATTTCACGACATCATGGCAGGGACAGCGACGCCGAAGGCGTACACATATTCGTGGAATGACGACGTGCTGGCCATGAACCAGTTTGCGCAAGTATTGAAGAGTGCGACGAACGGGATCAGTTCCGAATTGGATACGGAGACAAAGGGAACGCCGATCATCGTTTATAACCCTCTTTCAATTGAGCGCCAGGATGTTGTGGAAGCGAAAATCAAATTTGCCGGCGGCGCGCCGCAAGGAGTTCGTGCATACGGGCCAGATGGCGGGGAAGTGCCTGCGCAGCTGAGTGGAGAAGATGATGGCATCTCGAAAGTGTTGTTCCTGGCGAAGGTGCCATCGGTTGGATATGCGGTTTATGACATCGAGCCTTCCGATTCGCCAGTTTCGTTTAAGGCTTCCGATTTGAAGGTTACGGCCGCTTCACTCGAAAATGCGCGCTATCGAATCGAATTGAATCAGGACGGCGACGTCTCCAGCATCTACGACAAGAAGCTTGGGCGAGAGCTTCTTTCTTCGCCGATGAGGTTAGCGTTTCAAACGGAGAAACCCTCGCAATGGCCGGCATGGAATATGGACTGGTCAGACCAGAGCCAGCCGCCGCGAGGGTATGTTGAGGGCATTTGCAAGGTCACGATTGCCGAGGATGGGCCTGTGCGCGTGGCTTTGCGCGTAGAACGCGAAACCGAGAGTTCGAAATTCGTACAGACGATCAGCTTGTCCGCGGGTGATGCAGGGAATCGCGTGGAATTTGGCAACATTATTGACTGGAAAACACGAGAAGCCGCGTTGAAAGCGGTTTTCCCGCTGACGGCATCGAACCCGATGGCTACATACAACTGGGGCGCGGGAACGATTCAACGCTCAACCGACAACGAGAAGACTTTTGAGATGGCCTCGCATCGCTGGTTCGATTTGACGGATAAGAGCGATGACTTTGGCGTGACGATTCTTTCCGGCGCGAAAACCGGGTCCGACAAGCCGGACGACAACACTCTGCGTCTGACTTTGCTTTATACGCCCGGTGTCAGTCCGGCCGGTCAGGATTATCGCGACCAAGCGACCCAGGATTGGGGGCACCACGAATTCACATATGGACTGGCAAGTCATGCGGGGAATTGGGACCAGTCAGACACTCCCTGGCAGGCATATCGCCTCGATGACCCATTGATTGCATTTCAGAGTGCAAAGCACGCCGGAACGTTTGGCAAGGCGCTTTCCTTGTTGCGAGTCAGCAGCGACGATGTGCGCGTAATGGCTTTCAAGAAGGCAGAAGATGGCAAGGACGAAGTTTTGCGGCTCGTTGAAATGACTGGCAAGGCGGCGCATGACGTACGTTTGTCATTCAACGCGCCAGTCGTCAGCGTTCGCGAAATCAATGGGCAGGAATTGCCGATGAAAGGACAAGTGGCAATTCAGGGCGGAGAGCTGGTGACAGATCTGAGCCCTTATGAAATCAAGAGTTATGAAGTTGCCCCTGCGCCACCACACGTTCATGCGACCCCGCCGATTTCACATTCCGTTGCTGTGCGCTACGATCTGGCGGTCACCAGCAATGACGGTATGAAGTCCGCGGGCGGGTTCGATGCGGCCGGAGATGCGATCCCCGCCGAGATGTTGCCAACAGATATTCCGTATGCAGGCATCCATTTCCACTTGGCCCCTTCGGGAACTGGAAAAATGGACGCCGTCGTAACTCGTGGGCAAACGATCGAACTTCCCGTCGGTCGATACAATCGGGTCTATATTCTGGCGGCATCGTCGGATGGCGATCAAAAAGCCACGTTTCGGCTGGGAGACCGGAGCGACGCTTTGACGATTCAAGACTGGGGAGGGTTCATCGGCCAGTGGTATGACCGCTCGTTTACGATGGAGGCGCTGAAACCGCCTGTGGCCCCGGATCCAAGCGACACCAGTAACGCCGCGCAGCGGACCCGCAGGTTTATCGCGTACATTGAGAAAAATGGGCCAATCATGCTGCCGCATTATGCTGGTATAGCGCCCGGATTCATCAAGCGCGCGCCTGTGGCGTGGTTTGCCTCACACCACCACACTGCCGATGGTGCGAACGTGCCTTACTCCTATTCCTATCTGTTCGCGTATGCACTGGACGTGCCTGCCGGTGTGAGAACGCTGACTTTGCCGGACAATGATAAAATCCGCGTTATGGCGATTACCGTTGCGCAGGAAAGCGACGGTGTAACTCCCGCTATGCCGCTCTACGATATCAATGAGCAAGTAGCGGGCCGCGACCAGTAG
- a CDS encoding Ppx/GppA phosphatase family protein, with product MADPVRIAGIDAGSNAIRLVIAQANSASEIQILESERWPVRLGHRAFTKHKFSRLTMLQATQAFRKFKTLLDRYDVKRYRAVATSAAREAHNRAELIRRIRHTTGIELEVIDSSEEARLVRSTILGAVGERFSPRLIVDLGGGSLEVSLLRKRAPVKIFALPLGTVRLMETLGIYGAFSEDECERVQHRVLSILQSVWPNPPDLSGAVAVASGGNADALARLAPGPRIGGIATINLRLLHERLWGILGLGVSERMKALGLRKDRAEVIGIAAIVFSSLAQWLRLRALLVPGVGVKEGILWDLAASHYSGVAPKSYAVVAEPLLREARRIGVRFDSDPLHAEYVRSLAAYLFDKLTPIHGLPHELRLPLEMAAILHDVGYAINSTAHHKHGEYIVRNAQIPGLSEANQMIVACLVRYHGKSSPDPGHKVYSLLDPRRREEVRLLTGILRIAIALDKDRRRMVQSIDVVIHRKTIHLRMHCVGHYSLPISTCRRAAKFFEEVSGWRFRFGRARNVRRSRSLERLPTSAHRAA from the coding sequence TTGGCTGACCCTGTTCGAATCGCGGGCATCGATGCAGGTTCAAACGCGATACGGCTCGTCATTGCGCAAGCCAACTCGGCATCCGAGATCCAAATTCTTGAATCGGAGCGCTGGCCTGTTCGACTGGGCCACCGCGCGTTCACGAAACACAAATTCAGCCGATTGACGATGTTGCAGGCCACGCAAGCCTTCCGCAAATTCAAGACTTTGCTCGATCGTTATGACGTGAAGCGCTACCGTGCTGTCGCGACGAGCGCAGCTCGCGAAGCCCACAATCGCGCAGAACTGATTCGGCGAATCCGCCACACGACCGGCATTGAGTTGGAAGTAATCGATTCCTCGGAAGAAGCGCGTCTGGTTCGCTCGACGATTTTAGGCGCAGTGGGGGAGCGCTTTTCGCCTCGTCTCATCGTGGACCTTGGCGGCGGGAGCCTGGAAGTCAGCCTTTTGCGAAAGCGCGCACCCGTCAAGATTTTTGCGTTGCCGCTCGGCACAGTTCGTCTAATGGAGACTCTCGGCATTTATGGCGCATTCAGCGAAGACGAATGCGAACGCGTGCAGCATCGCGTGCTTTCGATTCTGCAAAGCGTTTGGCCGAACCCGCCGGACCTCTCGGGTGCCGTCGCTGTTGCTTCAGGGGGGAACGCTGACGCACTGGCGCGACTGGCGCCCGGACCACGAATCGGGGGTATTGCCACAATTAACCTGCGGCTGCTGCACGAACGGTTATGGGGTATCTTGGGGTTGGGCGTCAGCGAGCGGATGAAGGCGTTAGGCCTACGCAAGGACCGTGCAGAGGTTATTGGAATTGCTGCGATTGTTTTCAGTTCGCTGGCGCAATGGTTACGCTTGCGGGCCTTGCTCGTTCCAGGAGTTGGAGTTAAGGAAGGAATTCTCTGGGATTTGGCAGCGTCGCACTACTCTGGTGTCGCACCCAAGAGTTATGCCGTTGTTGCGGAGCCGCTTCTACGAGAAGCGCGTCGGATCGGCGTGCGTTTCGACAGTGATCCTTTGCATGCCGAGTACGTGCGCAGCCTGGCCGCTTATCTGTTCGATAAGCTGACCCCAATTCACGGACTACCGCACGAACTTCGCTTGCCGCTGGAGATGGCGGCGATTCTGCATGACGTGGGGTATGCGATTAATTCGACCGCGCATCACAAGCATGGCGAATACATTGTTCGTAATGCTCAGATTCCAGGATTGAGCGAAGCCAATCAGATGATTGTTGCATGTCTAGTCCGTTATCACGGGAAATCGAGTCCGGATCCAGGGCATAAGGTTTATTCATTGCTTGACCCGAGGCGTCGTGAAGAAGTTCGGCTGCTTACGGGAATCCTGAGAATTGCTATTGCGCTCGATAAGGACCGCAGGCGAATGGTTCAGAGCATCGATGTGGTGATTCATCGAAAGACAATCCATCTTCGTATGCACTGTGTAGGACACTATAGCCTGCCTATCAGTACATGCCGCAGGGCTGCGAAGTTCTTTGAAGAGGTTTCCGGATGGAGGTTCCGCTTCGGTCGTGCACGCAATGTCCGTCGTTCAAGATCGCTTGAAAGGCTGCCGACGAGCGCGCACCGGGCTGCCTAG
- a CDS encoding histidine phosphatase family protein yields the protein MRLFLMRHGIAIDRTDPACPPEVDRFLTPRGIAKTKAAARGLCAIGIKPGVILASPLLRAVQTAEIVCEALGYPVKKLRQTEALKPEAKPAVLFEEISAVKAGEVLCVGHAPNLDLVIALGIGSHSTVTALKKAGCAALDMENFSPPRGSIISVYLPKTLRQLAD from the coding sequence ATGAGACTCTTTTTGATGCGGCACGGTATTGCGATTGACCGCACGGACCCAGCCTGCCCGCCAGAGGTGGATCGTTTCCTGACGCCGAGAGGCATTGCGAAGACGAAAGCCGCCGCGCGCGGGCTGTGTGCGATAGGGATCAAACCGGGCGTTATCCTCGCAAGCCCTTTGCTGCGCGCGGTGCAGACGGCAGAGATTGTGTGTGAGGCCTTGGGCTATCCCGTAAAGAAGTTACGCCAAACCGAAGCCTTGAAACCAGAGGCCAAACCTGCAGTTCTGTTTGAAGAAATCTCCGCCGTCAAGGCCGGTGAAGTGCTTTGCGTTGGCCATGCTCCAAATTTAGACTTGGTGATTGCCCTCGGAATCGGATCTCACTCCACAGTGACGGCGCTCAAGAAAGCTGGTTGTGCGGCACTGGATATGGAGAACTTTTCTCCGCCACGAGGGTCGATAATCAGCGTATACCTGCCGAAAACCCTCCGCCAGCTGGCGGATTAG
- a CDS encoding CHAD domain-containing protein: MSRVLQEHAKASKNLSGDPIHDLRTALRRCLTIESAMSELDPHPAWKKLRRTGKKLMKGLGSLRDSEVLLGWLSKFENANRTVGQALETSLQLEFDLAKKEAQGALKSFGREKWAILQKLLVERAARLIPETAPAQYLALERWDEAYKKHRFALRSRSKISYHRARAGLKTFRYTLENFMPGLHAKWRGDVKQLQDMLGEVHDLDVLWTKIVALRPAQNDAAGMEWKTAIESERMFRLAQYRTKTRGKNSIWQAWRAALPHGDAQEEAALAKLSVWSAYRTPEFTRAERVATLSAELYDLLAARGFTVGLPTERGRVILRAAALLEDVGRMSGNKGHHKESYRLIHKLPLPLGWRPSELQLVALVARYHRKALPQLKHKEFSSLSSSFRQATLLLAGILRLAICCEQSPIQIRRMDLEVTLDGLLIRAYGFDGEEPLLSKLATAKHLLEIACRRPIAILPGVAGTPVRTSDLKTKTAAA, encoded by the coding sequence ATGTCACGTGTCTTGCAGGAACATGCGAAAGCTTCCAAGAATCTGAGCGGCGATCCGATTCACGATTTGCGAACGGCACTGCGCCGGTGTTTGACGATCGAAAGTGCAATGTCTGAATTGGACCCACATCCTGCTTGGAAAAAATTGAGACGTACAGGCAAGAAGCTCATGAAGGGCCTGGGCTCCTTGCGAGATTCCGAAGTGCTTCTCGGTTGGCTGAGTAAATTCGAGAACGCCAATCGCACGGTCGGGCAGGCGCTGGAAACCTCTCTGCAGCTCGAATTTGATTTGGCTAAGAAAGAAGCTCAAGGGGCGCTTAAGAGCTTCGGCCGAGAGAAATGGGCCATTTTGCAAAAGCTTCTGGTCGAGCGGGCTGCACGATTAATACCCGAAACGGCGCCGGCACAATACCTGGCGCTCGAGCGCTGGGATGAAGCGTACAAGAAGCATCGCTTCGCTCTGCGAAGCCGTTCCAAAATCAGCTATCACCGTGCGCGAGCCGGTTTGAAGACTTTCCGGTACACATTGGAAAATTTCATGCCAGGCTTGCACGCCAAATGGCGTGGTGATGTGAAACAACTTCAGGATATGCTTGGCGAAGTTCATGACCTTGACGTGCTCTGGACAAAGATTGTGGCGCTTAGGCCAGCGCAAAACGATGCCGCAGGAATGGAATGGAAGACAGCGATCGAGAGCGAACGAATGTTCCGGCTGGCACAATACCGGACAAAAACCAGAGGTAAGAATTCAATATGGCAGGCATGGCGTGCTGCATTGCCCCATGGAGACGCCCAGGAAGAAGCGGCTCTGGCGAAGCTGTCCGTTTGGTCGGCGTATCGAACGCCTGAGTTCACACGTGCTGAGCGCGTAGCCACACTCAGCGCGGAGCTATACGATTTGCTTGCTGCTCGCGGATTCACTGTTGGATTGCCGACTGAGCGCGGGAGAGTCATTCTTCGGGCAGCCGCATTGCTGGAGGATGTTGGCCGAATGAGCGGCAATAAAGGGCATCACAAGGAATCCTACCGCTTGATCCACAAGTTGCCTCTTCCGCTGGGATGGAGACCATCTGAACTACAGCTCGTGGCGCTTGTGGCGCGTTACCATCGCAAGGCGTTGCCCCAGCTTAAACACAAGGAATTCAGCTCCCTTTCTAGTTCTTTCCGTCAGGCGACGCTTCTTCTCGCGGGAATTTTGCGGCTTGCCATTTGCTGCGAACAATCTCCAATACAAATTCGGAGGATGGATTTGGAAGTGACACTGGACGGGCTGTTGATTCGTGCTTACGGGTTTGACGGAGAAGAGCCGTTGCTGTCGAAGCTCGCAACGGCTAAACACCTGCTCGAAATTGCGTGTCGCAGACCGATCGCCATACTCCCCGGTGTCGCCGGCACCCCGGTCCGGACGTCTGACCTCAAAACGAAAACCGCCGCAGCCTGA
- the tmk gene encoding dTMP kinase translates to MGTPSTTIEQAAQPEEKRPKQPTRPYSGALVVVEGIDGSGKSTQLHLLKRWLEVGGYRTYFTEWNSSPLVKSATRRGKRRRLLTPVTFSLIHAADFADRYERQILPLLRSGHLVLADRYVYTAFARDGARGCPVDWLRNLYQYAVVPDVTFYFRAPLEIAIRRILSGRPRLKYYEAGMDLGLSLDPIESFTKFQGITLARYDQMVQSDNFVLMDGTLPVHQLQQRMRDVVSEHIELKRFKG, encoded by the coding sequence ATGGGAACTCCAAGCACAACGATTGAGCAGGCCGCACAGCCCGAAGAGAAACGGCCGAAACAACCGACGCGCCCATATTCTGGGGCGCTGGTCGTCGTTGAAGGCATTGATGGGTCGGGTAAAAGCACGCAGCTCCATCTGCTGAAGCGGTGGCTGGAGGTGGGTGGCTACCGGACGTACTTTACTGAGTGGAATTCCTCGCCTTTAGTAAAATCGGCGACTCGAAGGGGCAAGCGGCGCCGCCTGCTGACTCCCGTGACGTTCTCCCTGATTCACGCGGCGGACTTTGCGGATCGCTACGAACGACAAATCCTACCCTTGCTGCGAAGTGGACATCTTGTTCTCGCGGATCGCTACGTCTACACCGCATTTGCGCGCGACGGCGCCCGTGGATGCCCTGTGGATTGGCTGAGGAACCTCTATCAGTATGCGGTCGTTCCGGACGTTACGTTTTATTTTCGAGCACCGTTAGAAATTGCGATACGGCGAATCCTCAGTGGGCGTCCACGCCTGAAGTATTATGAAGCTGGTATGGACTTGGGATTGTCGCTTGATCCCATCGAGAGCTTCACAAAATTTCAGGGAATTACGCTGGCGCGCTACGACCAAATGGTCCAGTCGGACAATTTTGTTCTGATGGATGGGACTTTGCCAGTGCATCAGCTTCAACAGAGGATGCGTGATGTTGTTTCCGAGCATATCGAATTGAAGCGTTTCAAGGGCTAA